TAAGTACAAACGATTACACTGTCACATCTATAGTTAAtgtacctttctttttttttttttttttaagctaaaatgGTGTGTAACGTAACGCTGTAGCAACCTTCCTTGCTAAATAGTTACTCCCTTCGAAAGCTCGTTAACGCTATAGAAACAGGGGAAGTGATGTGGCTAACATGCCAAACTAACGAAGTACAAGCTGTCGTTTGAGTTGTGTTGTTATGTCTTAGCAATGTTATTCCTGTAATGTCCCTTTTCCTTGTTGTCAGCTAAGATGGGGGACCATGTTGAGCTACAGATCACCCCAGAGACTCCAGGCAGGCCTTCCATAAGAAACCCCTTTGAAAGTCCCAATGACTACCACCACCTCCGTGAACCCCTGGTGCCAAGCCCATCTGTCTTTAAATCCAAGTCTTATAAAACTGTAAGTTTAAATACGCCACCCACATTTATCACCTCAAATCTTTTAGACCTACTGCTGCGTGACAgatgcacagatacacacctCTTTCTGCAAATGtctaaacactgttttttttgtccacgtTTTGTGTATGTAGTCTTCTATTCATTTCTTCATCTGTCCGACCCCTTAGACTCCACCCAAGTTTAAGTGGTCTATTGATGAAATGGCCAGTCTTCTCCCAGTGCACATAGACCCAGAGGAAATCCAGAGACAGTCTTTTTACCTCAGCCAGACAAGGTATGTACTGAAACACAGTAGTCGTGGTagatacagttgtatgcaaacaTTTGGACACCCCATTTgtccatttttgaaaaaatggaagaaacctcaggaagacCGACAGACGAGCGATCCCTCTTCTGGAATTGACACACAAGCAGTAGATGTTGTGTGTACAGAATAGAGCAACATAGTGGATTTACAATACGGACAATCAAGATGACAACGTTAGAGATTGTAAACACTGATGAAGAGCAACTTCCAGGTGCTGCTATCAGATAAGACCTGAGCCACACAACCTCCTCTCTGCCATGAAGACCCGGAAGCAGGACAGattacacaaacatacaagaGGCAAAACCAAGCACGCCATCCACACATCACACGTCAAGtgaaagaagtaaatacaactcctgcagcaaacagacattaaaaaatagtttaagttcatgaaatgaaaagtaacagTGCCTTAACATTTGAATTTGCTGCAGAGGTTGTAGttgcttcttttcacttcaaaaaagcaacaaaatgtttaatttgcatacaactgtatgtaAGTAATAAacatgacattttgacaaaactgaaattccTTGAGGAGGGTAAAATCAAAGTAATAGCCTTGCCTTTCTTAACCAAGCCCATGCTGATGTATTAAATCTGGAGAGCAAATTAAAGATGACAGGGAATTTAAGTGACaaaactttcttttgtttttctgttgtttttttttaaatatctagGACAGATTCTGACATCGAGGAAAAGCGTCAAAATGCTATTGAGCAGGTACGGGATTCTAATTCAATCTAATCATTTTGTATAATTGCAGGggagttacatttttaatgattaattttgtAACTGTTACATTTATGTGTCTCCCAATTAAGTTTTTCACCAAAGGAACCATTGTGCCGTCCCCTTGGGCAGCACCAGACAATCGTAAAGCTCCTCAGATCTGTAAGAAAAGTAAGTTATCTTAATCtttatattacttttttaaCACACATTTCCTCCTGGTATTTGCCTTTAAGTTTCATGTTGTATTCTAGTTTTGTACATTATTAGAGCATTTCATATTCATGTTActgttttgtatgtttgcacTTTGTAGGTTCTATGTCTGCAATGATTGCCGAAGAGCCAGACAAAATCTCAGGTCGGTGTGTTCTTTGAGAGGGTTTCACATTACTTTCTGCAAACAGTGCCCCATATCTTTATCTTCCCATCACTATTTTCTAACTTGTTTTTAATCTCtcttcattatgtttttttgcacagttgCCTGTCAGACAACTCTTTCGTTACCTTTGGCTTTTGATTTGGAGAAAGTACTAGGTAAGGCTCTAATAAATGCCAGCACAATCAAATCAGAGTATGACAGTATTCTAGCATCAAGTTgtcatgtttgtctgtctgtttcttccCTTTCCCCAGGTGAATATTTCCGCCATGAGGAAGCGTGTGATGCGGTGCAGGAGAGTCTTAGTTCCTCCTCCTTAAGACGAAAACTCTTCCTCGACGGCCAGGGCAGTTACAGCGGCTCTGATAGCTCCAGCCCGCCAAGCCCAGAGAGAAGCCATGTCAGGCAGGGGAGGCCTTCTCTAACCAGAGGAGAGGGAGTTGTAGAAGGGGTTGAAGGTTCTGAGGGAGAAGCTATATCATCTATCTTTTCCTCCCCTTTATCCTGTGGTGTGTCGGCTCCGACTCCCTCCACGGTGAGTGGAGAAGTGTAGGGATTCAAATGATGATTATTTCACCATAGTCTTGGTATGTCAATATTAAAGCACGATATCTGTGTGGAtatatctttaattttattattgtggaatttgcatttttgatttttatttattcattttttatagttcagaaaaaaatgaccatcCCCGTTTTCATATGTGGTTAATATATCTTCTTATGGAGCCATTATCACAGAGCTGAAAATGTCTTAATCAGGGAAGACAGCTTTTATAATCACTTCACTTACACTTCCCTTCAGTTACTTCTCAAGTAACACTTTAACTTAAAGTGATTTTTAGCAaggattactttttttttaaatatttggatcaaactgtatgttttcgatacacagtttaaaaaaataaaaataataataataatttacattGTCTTAACTATAGGGTCAGTTCTCGTCCAGTCCCATCCAGCATGGCTGCTTCCGGGACTGCAGCCTCGGCAGCATCACCAGTCCTCTGTTCCCCGATAGGTCGTCTCCTGCAGGCCTGGTCTCCCCCACAATTTCTCCTATTGTAGCATATACAGCACGCACACCCATAGGCTCAGGTAGACTATTTGTTTCATAACTCATACCAAAATTTGCAACATCCAAAATAAAGCGGAAtgtgaaaacttttaaaaagacactGTGGTGATGTTAACTAATTTTCTCTTcaacctgatttttttctttagcgGAGAGGAAGCAACCGAGCAATTTGACTCCACACGGTGTTCCCCTGGACATAGATGTCAATTCCTGCAATGAGAGTCCATTGGTCGAGGGTTGCTCTCCCATTCGTAGCTGCTCCCCACACCAACTCCATTGCCACAATGAGCCCCAGCACAATGCCAGACCCAAGCCCAGGCCCAGAGTCCGCTGCTGGGCCTCCCCTCCCCTCATCTCCCCCATCCTCAACCCTAAGCTCCAAGACCATCAGGAGGCTGAAGACCAaatcccctcctcttctctcccttctaTGGAGCTAGATCCATCGTCGCCCATGGCCCAGGACGCTCACCCCACTGACACTGAGAGAGTTAACTTGGATCCTATGGAACCTGTGAAAATGGAGGAATGCAAGGAGACTGGGATAGAAgggaggctggaggaggaggaagaggaggaaactgGGGGGCCTCTGGGACAGCTGACCAGCTCCCGCATGGGCAACGCGTCAGCAGCGGAAAGCTCTCAGATGTTTGTCTCTCTTCTGGCAGAGGGAAGCAGCATACGCTATGATTCCAGCATGCAGGTTTGTGTGAGCAGTATCCTCCACTGTGTCCTATTTCACTGTATGTTTAACTTACTCTTATATAAATGAAttctagtttgttttgttggccACCTCGCATTGTGTAATCGAATATTTCTAATGGACTGCTTTTTGGGTTTGTTCAGGTGGACAGTGGTTACAACACTACCTCAGCAGGCACCGGCAGTCTTATTGATGGCCTCAGCTCAGATTGTCACAGCAAAGAGTCCTTCAGTTCAAACCTGGCAGAGGAAGCCTTCCAAGTCACTAGACACACTAAAATAAAGGTACTGTGAACCCTTTACAAGCTTACACAGGGTTGTGGATACGTGAGTTTGTGTCATTAGACATAATACAATATCAGCACTCAACACAAAATACTTCACTGAAAGAATCTTGCAGACTTTACTTACTGTATTGCGCATGCTGAAAATCTTCATTGGTTTCAAagtctttttaattttccttttcatcttaCTAAAACTAAGTTTCTTATTTTCCAGGTATTTTATCCTCACCACTGAGCCATCCGGTTAATGTATTTAAGGGGACACCTCCTCCAGTGGAAGCTTAAGATCATACATTTGCAATCAAATACTACAAAGTTTACACTACGTTTGATGCATTAATGTTGAATTAAGTTGGTTAGGGTGAATGGGGTCAACTGTTAAATCAACTATGATTACAAGTAATGGGTTTCACAAGTGGATATTAGTTCTTTTAAGATTAAGGTTCAAGTTGCCTGACTGATAGCAAATGCTTTACCACAGTATGTTTTACCACAGGTTAGAAGGGAGAAGCGTAATCCGTAGCCCATGTTTGTCCCATTGTAAGTCACTTAAAATCTATAACTAAACAAAACCCAGTATACTGGTGTGGTAAGggggaagggggaaaaaaaaaagtaaattctgTATCAAATTTGCACAACAGTAACCTCCTTGAATGCTGTATTGATGCTAATGCtgtcatttcaattttatttggTGCTGACATGATCGACCTCAAAGATCCTCACTTTCAGATGACATCAgatttgtactgtatttatggttttataaaactgtttatcatgatgtttttatgacaaggtttttttgtttgttttaaattttttattgattaagaattgttaaaattcagtttatttgtgGATCTTATTTGGCTTATTAGAGTATTTATTCCTAAGTAAGACACTGAATAATGCCACTTGTGAATTAAAAGCTGACTGAGCCATTTGTTTACCATTTTTCTATACTTTAAGCATGGGCTGGATCATTGTCACATTAAATTaacttttattctttgtttgatttgaggacacactttattttttagctGGGTCGAGTATTTTGATTTAATAGTTTGGTACAGAAATAAGACATAATACTCTGTTAAGTATTATTGGGAGCTCGCACCTAACATTTGTCACTCCATGTAATTGCATTTTGACAGTACTCAATATTGTGATTCGTAATTCTGTTCAAATTATATTTGaccaaaatgtcagtgtgagaTTTTCAAATggttgaatatacagtatacaatttttcaaaatgatagGATTTCTATCCAGTAGGACTAAATCATTTGAGTGGAGGCGATGAACCTGAGTTTTGCTAAACATAGGATGTGGAAAAACTGACAACTTTGTCAAATATTAATAGTGGGAATACTTTCATATCCATTTAGTAAATAATTCTTAACTCAAGGTAGCGAACAAGGCTTTGGACAATAATGACTCAGCTTTGTCAGtgttataaaacattttcagtacaAGTACTTTAATTTTTACAGATCAAGATTCTTGCTGGgctgacaaaacacagaaccatatgggtaaaaaaaaaaaaaaaaaaaaacgatgatTGAGTTGCCTGCTTCACTCTTATTTGACAAGTTATACTGCATTTATGACTTGAacctgtctttgtctctgtatcAACATGTGTTTTAAGTCATATAAAATAAGTATAAGAGAAGAGTGGTTTCACTGTggcaaatgtaataaaatgggAATACTTGCTCAAAGTACAACAGTTAACTGTGTCAATGCATCACAGAGTCCAAACTGGCTCTTTTATAGACTTGTACGATTTCTTGATCTGGAAGATCAGATGGTGGTTTGGGTGAATTACTCTGTGGCTTTCTGTGTCAGTGGTCCAGTTTTGGTTTCTTGGCCTTTGGTTCAACATCTGGGGCTGGAACACTC
This region of Xiphias gladius isolate SHS-SW01 ecotype Sanya breed wild chromosome 11, ASM1685928v1, whole genome shotgun sequence genomic DNA includes:
- the bora gene encoding protein aurora borealis, encoding MGDHVELQITPETPGRPSIRNPFESPNDYHHLREPLVPSPSVFKSKSYKTTPPKFKWSIDEMASLLPVHIDPEEIQRQSFYLSQTRTDSDIEEKRQNAIEQFFTKGTIVPSPWAAPDNRKAPQICKKSSMSAMIAEEPDKISVACQTTLSLPLAFDLEKVLGEYFRHEEACDAVQESLSSSSLRRKLFLDGQGSYSGSDSSSPPSPERSHVRQGRPSLTRGEGVVEGVEGSEGEAISSIFSSPLSCGVSAPTPSTGQFSSSPIQHGCFRDCSLGSITSPLFPDRSSPAGLVSPTISPIVAYTARTPIGSAERKQPSNLTPHGVPLDIDVNSCNESPLVEGCSPIRSCSPHQLHCHNEPQHNARPKPRPRVRCWASPPLISPILNPKLQDHQEAEDQIPSSSLPSMELDPSSPMAQDAHPTDTERVNLDPMEPVKMEECKETGIEGRLEEEEEEETGGPLGQLTSSRMGNASAAESSQMFVSLLAEGSSIRYDSSMQVDSGYNTTSAGTGSLIDGLSSDCHSKESFSSNLAEEAFQVTRHTKIKVFYPHH